GCGAAGGAATTACGCTTAATCCACAATGAACAATCTAAGTTTAAAATTTCGTCCTAAAACTTTAGATGAGGTTTTAGGACAAGAAAATTTAGTAGAAATTTTTAAAAAATTCATACAAATTTCAAAGCTCCCTCATAGTGTATTTTTTGGCCCAGCAGGCTGCGGGAAGACTTCTTTTGCAAGGGCTATAGCAAATGATTTTAAATTAGATTTTTATGAATTAGATGGGGGAAATTTTAAACTTGAAGAGCTTAGAAAAATACTAAGTAATTACGAAAATTCTTTATATAAACCTTTGATATTTATCGATGAGGTGCACAGGCTTTCAAAAACTCAACAAGAAATGCTTTTAATCCCTTTAGAAAATCAAAAATGCCTTTTCATAGGTGCAAGCACTGAAAACCCTTACTTTACTTTAACTTCAGGCATAAGAAGCAGAAGTATGCTTTTTGAATTTAAAGGTTTAGAATATAAAGACTTAGAAAAACTTGCTACAAAGGTGCAAGAAAAACTCCAGTGTAAAATCGATGATGATGCTAAAGACTTTTTAATCACTTCTAGTGCAAATGATGCAAGAAGCTTTTTAAATTTATGTGAGTTTGCTTTGGCTTTAAATAGCACTCATATCACTCTTGAAACTTTAAAAAAACTAAGAGCAAATGTTTTAAGCGATGGCACTTCAAGCAAAGACACACACTATAAACTAGCAAGTTCTTTGATAAAGAGCTTAAGAGGAAGTGATGTAGATGCGAGTTTGTATTATCTTGCGAGGTTAATCGATGGGGGCGAAAGTGCTGATTTTATCGCTAGAAGGCTAGTGATATTTGCAAGTGAAGATATATCAAATGCAAATCCTCAAGCACTTAATCTAGCCACAAGCACACTCATAGCAGTAAAAAACATAGGCTATCCTGAAGCTAGAATCATCTTGGCTCAATGTGTGGTATTTTTAGCAAGTTCGCCCAAGTCAAATTCAAGCTATCTTGCTATAAATGAAGCGCTAAATTATGTGCAAAATAATCCTGCTTTGCAAATACTTCCTTATCTTGATAATAACAACCCACAAAGAAAAAACTACCTTTATCCGCATGATTTTGGAGGCTGGGTTAAGCAAAGATACCTAGAAAAAGACTTGAAATTTTATCATAGCAAAGGCATAGGCTTTGAAGCACAGCTAGACTTATGGTTAAATGATATGAAAAAATCTAAAACATAAATTTAAGCACAATGTAAAAATATTTTTATATAATTTTTGTTTTTTTAAGGTTCCGTAGCTCAGTTGGTAGAGCACCACCTTGACATGGTGGTGGTCGTTGGTTCAAGTCCAATCGGAGCCACCATTTTTTATTTCTTTTGATCAACTCACTACATATACTTTAACAAATTCGTAAATTCTTGAATTTCTTTTTCTTGATCTAAAATGATTTTTTTAGCAATTTCTCTTATAGTTTCATCTTTAGAGTAAAATAAAATTTGTTTTGACGCATCTACTGCACCTTGATGATGTGCTATCATAGCTTCTAAAAAGTCTTTATTGATGTTTTTACTTTCTTTAACTGCACTCATTAAAATCATCATTTTTTGCATCAATTCTTTTTCTTCTTGAACGAATTTTTTATAATCTTCTTCGCTAAGTTCGGTTTTTTTATAAAGATTTTTATCTAAAATTTCTTGAAATTCTTGAATTTCTTTTTCTTGAGCTTTAATGATATTTTGAGCTATTTTTTTCATCTCTTCACTTTTTGTATGTTCTAGTAAAATCTTAGATGAATCAATAGCACCTTGATGATGTGGAATCATATTAGCTAAAAAATCTCTTTCTATATCATTGCTTTGAACTAAAGGATTTTTCATCATAGGATCATGCATACTAGCCATAATTTGAGCAGAAATACTTTGAGCATTGCTACTATGGTGATTATGATGAGAATTCATAGCAAATAATGAACTTGCCAAAACTAAACTAGAAATCATAGTTTTTATTTTCATTTTTTTCCTTCATTTTAAATTAAAAATAAAAATTTATAAGAATATTTCTAATCAAAA
The genomic region above belongs to Campylobacter peloridis LMG 23910 and contains:
- a CDS encoding DUF305 domain-containing protein, with protein sequence MKIKTMISSLVLASSLFAMNSHHNHHSSNAQSISAQIMASMHDPMMKNPLVQSNDIERDFLANMIPHHQGAIDSSKILLEHTKSEEMKKIAQNIIKAQEKEIQEFQEILDKNLYKKTELSEEDYKKFVQEEKELMQKMMILMSAVKESKNINKDFLEAMIAHHQGAVDASKQILFYSKDETIREIAKKIILDQEKEIQEFTNLLKYM
- a CDS encoding replication-associated recombination protein A, whose protein sequence is MNNLSLKFRPKTLDEVLGQENLVEIFKKFIQISKLPHSVFFGPAGCGKTSFARAIANDFKLDFYELDGGNFKLEELRKILSNYENSLYKPLIFIDEVHRLSKTQQEMLLIPLENQKCLFIGASTENPYFTLTSGIRSRSMLFEFKGLEYKDLEKLATKVQEKLQCKIDDDAKDFLITSSANDARSFLNLCEFALALNSTHITLETLKKLRANVLSDGTSSKDTHYKLASSLIKSLRGSDVDASLYYLARLIDGGESADFIARRLVIFASEDISNANPQALNLATSTLIAVKNIGYPEARIILAQCVVFLASSPKSNSSYLAINEALNYVQNNPALQILPYLDNNNPQRKNYLYPHDFGGWVKQRYLEKDLKFYHSKGIGFEAQLDLWLNDMKKSKT